In Deefgea piscis, the DNA window GTATTCACCGATGGCTTTGAATGGGCCTTCTGGTAAACGCACTTCAAATTTCTTGATTTCGATACCAGTTGCAGTAATTGCATCAGCGATATCTTGAGTCGTTACTGAACCAAACAAGCGGCCATCAACACCGGCTTTTTGGCCGATAGTGAAGGTTGCGCCTTCTAGTTGAGCTGCACGAGCTTGTGCTTGAGCCAAGATTTCTGCTTGTTTAACTTCCAACTCAGCACGGCGAGCTTCAAATTCAGCTAAGTTAGCTGCATTTGCGCGTTTTGCTTTGCCTTGTGGGATCAAGAAGTTACGTGCGTAACCGTCTTTCACTTTAACTACGTCGCCCAATGTACCTAGGTTTGCTACTTTTTCGAGTAGGATAATTTGCATGTTAAGTTCTCCTTGCTCGATTAGTGTTGGTCAGTGTACGGCAACAAAGCCAAAAAGCGAGCCAATTTGATGGCAGTCGACAATTGACGTTGGTATTTAGCTTTAGTACCAGTGATACGTGCAGGAATAATCTTGCCGTTTTCAGAGATAAAGTCTTTAAGCAAGGCAACGTCTTTGTAATCAACGTGCGAAATGCCTTCGGCAGAGAAGCGGCAGAATTTCTTCCGCTTGAAAAGATTGCGAGACATGAGATTTCCTCAATTCAAAAGTTCAAATGCATCAATATGCAAAACCAGAGCATGACGAAAACGTTGGCTTTTTGCTGCGAGAAATCCTTTGCATTTTAGCTTTTGTTCTGGGGCAAGATTGGCAATTGCTTGCGCGATGTCGCCCAGGGCTAAAAAAGGAATTTCACATTCAACTTTGCGAGCACTGCCAAGCTGCATTTGTGATGATTGGTGGAGTATCCGCCCTTCAATCACAGGAATACCTGCTGGTGTGTTGCGTAAACTTGAATCGCTAACCAAAAAACCTTCGATTAGTACTCGGTTTCGTAAGTTCAATTTAGCCGAATTAAGCGGCTAGGCCTTCACCAGCAGCTTGTGACAATGATTTAGATTTTTCTTCTTTCATCATTGGCGAAGCTTCGGTTGCAGCAACATCAGTTTTTAGTGTCAAGTGACGTAAAACTGCGTCATTGAATTTGAATGCGTGCTCGATTTCATCCAAAGTTGCTTGGCTGCACTCGATGTTCATCATTACATAATGAGCTTTGTGAATCTTTTGGATTGGGTAAGCCAATTGACGACGGCCCCAGTCTTCCAAGCGGTGAATTGAGCCTGCACCTGCAGTAATCAGGGCTTTGTAACGCTCGATCATTGCTGGAACTTGTTCGCTTTGATCAGGGTGTACGATAAATACGATTTCATAATGTCGCATGAAGTCTCCTTACGGGTTACAGCCTACCGCTAGCGACCACGGTTAGGCAAGGTTGTAGAACCAATGAATTTAGCCTTTTTTTGCAATTTAGGCAAGTTTTATATGGAACTAATTTGTATCAACGTTCGATTTCGTCGATTTTCCCACTGATGGCTGCCCATGTTGCATGGTCGTTAAGCGGATCTTTTTTCTCAACTATTGTTGGCCATGTTTTTGCCAGTTCAGCATTGAGTGCGATGAAATCGTGCATCTCTGCGGGGACGTCGTCTTCTGCGTAAATGGCTTCGACTGGGCATTCTGCTACGCACAAGGTGCAATCGATGCATTCATCTGGATCAATAACGAGAAAGTTTGGGCCTTCACGAAAGCAATCTACTGGGCACACATCAACGCAGTCTGTGTATTTGCATTTCACGCAGGCATCGGTCACAACGTAAGTCATCGCTTGTCCTTTTTTGTGTCGACTGTAAAAATGTCACTATTTTAGCAGACTGTGGTCTTAACTGGTTAATCATGGGTTTTAGTCAAAGTGATCATTCAGACGTTGTTGTTTCTCCATATGTTGGGCGTTTTGCACCCAGTCCTACTGGGCACTTGCATATGGGCTCTTTGTTGGCAGCTACTGCCAGTTACTTGGAGGCGAGGGCTCATTCTGGGCGATGGTTGTTACGAATAGAGGATGTAGATCGAGGGCGAATTGAGGTTGGCGCGGCTGACTCGATTGTGAATGCATTACTACGATTCGGCTTTGAGTGGGATGGACCTGTCTTGTATCAATCAAGTCAGTATTCACAGTATAGGGCTGCTCTCTCTGATTTGATAGGGGATGGGCGCGTATACCCTTGCTTTTGTTCTAGGAGAGAAATCGCACTTCATGCGCGTTCCGGTGTAGATGGTGTTGTTTATCCTGGTACATGTCGGCTTGGCGTTACAAAAAAAAGGGGTGCGCATTCTTGGCGTATGCGAACGGAAGATAGAGATTATTCATTCTTGGATGAAATTCAAGGATGGCAAACCCAAAATTTAGCAAAGGATGTTGGCGATTTTGTTTTGCTCCGTGCAGATGGTTGCTGGGCATATCAGTTGGCCGTGGTTGTTGATGACGCCGCTTCAGGGGTGACGCATGTGGTGCGGGGCGCCGACTTGCTCGATTCAAGCCCTCGACAAATTGCATTGCAGCAGGCCCTTGGTTTGCCCACGGTAAAATACGCACATATTCCGCTGCTTGCTGATTTGGGGGGCGAGAAGCTAAGTAAGCAAAATAAAGCGCCAGCCTTGCAAATAGGGTCAGAAGTTTTGCAGTTATGGCAATGTCTTGATTTTTTGGGCCAGCAGCCACCAGTCGAATTACAAAGCGCCGATTTAAAAAATTTATGGCTTTGGGCGTTTTCTGCTTGGGATTTGGCAAAAATCCCTAAAAAACGTAGCGTGTCTGTTACGCTCGAAGCAAAAAATGAATATAAAATTCTGTTCTAGATTGAATTGTTAGTATTATCGAGAAAGTTTTTGTAAATAATATGTATCATTTGACGGCAATTAAATTACGCTGTCTTAATTTGAAAGCTTTGTACTTGATTCGTGTTTGTTATTGATTGAATATAATCAAGATAAGAATGAAGTAAAATTTAGAATGATCGCGATTGGGAGATTGCTTGTGCTTAAGACGCCACGATTTAAAACATGCGTACTGGCCGTGACGATGGCTGCTTTACCTTGGTTTGCTAATGCAGCGGGTTTGGGTCGGCTGAATGTTTTATCCGGCTTGGGGCAGCCTTTTCGTGGAGAGATTGATTTGGTTTCAGTTTTGCCGGGCGAAGCCGATTCATTGGTGGTGAGCTTGGCTTCGCCTGAGGCTTTTTCAAATGCGCAAATTGCTTACCCATCAGGGGCTTTAGGGCTGCGCTTTAATATTGAGAAGCGAGGCAATGGTCAGCACTATGTTGCAGTCAAGTCTTCGCAAGCGATTTCTGAGCCTTATCTTGATTTTTTATTGGAACTTAATTGGGCTACTGGTCGTATTCAGCGAGAGTACACCGCATTGATTGATCCTGCAGGTTATTCGCCGACGGCATCGACCAAATTTGCTGCGAGTGCTTTGCCCGGCGTG includes these proteins:
- the rplI gene encoding 50S ribosomal protein L9, whose product is MQIILLEKVANLGTLGDVVKVKDGYARNFLIPQGKAKRANAANLAEFEARRAELEVKQAEILAQAQARAAQLEGATFTIGQKAGVDGRLFGSVTTQDIADAITATGIEIKKFEVRLPEGPFKAIGEYEVALALHHDVVSTIKLVVVGEAA
- the rpsR gene encoding 30S ribosomal protein S18, whose product is MSRNLFKRKKFCRFSAEGISHVDYKDVALLKDFISENGKIIPARITGTKAKYQRQLSTAIKLARFLALLPYTDQH
- the priB gene encoding primosomal replication protein N → MVSDSSLRNTPAGIPVIEGRILHQSSQMQLGSARKVECEIPFLALGDIAQAIANLAPEQKLKCKGFLAAKSQRFRHALVLHIDAFELLN
- the rpsF gene encoding 30S ribosomal protein S6, with protein sequence MRHYEIVFIVHPDQSEQVPAMIERYKALITAGAGSIHRLEDWGRRQLAYPIQKIHKAHYVMMNIECSQATLDEIEHAFKFNDAVLRHLTLKTDVAATEASPMMKEEKSKSLSQAAGEGLAA
- the fdxA gene encoding ferredoxin FdxA, with product MTYVVTDACVKCKYTDCVDVCPVDCFREGPNFLVIDPDECIDCTLCVAECPVEAIYAEDDVPAEMHDFIALNAELAKTWPTIVEKKDPLNDHATWAAISGKIDEIER
- the gluQRS gene encoding tRNA glutamyl-Q(34) synthetase GluQRS codes for the protein MGSLLAATASYLEARAHSGRWLLRIEDVDRGRIEVGAADSIVNALLRFGFEWDGPVLYQSSQYSQYRAALSDLIGDGRVYPCFCSRREIALHARSGVDGVVYPGTCRLGVTKKRGAHSWRMRTEDRDYSFLDEIQGWQTQNLAKDVGDFVLLRADGCWAYQLAVVVDDAASGVTHVVRGADLLDSSPRQIALQQALGLPTVKYAHIPLLADLGGEKLSKQNKAPALQIGSEVLQLWQCLDFLGQQPPVELQSADLKNLWLWAFSAWDLAKIPKKRSVSVTLEAKNEYKILF